The region ctggggaacagctgacgttactgaaccccaataacagaggagggactgttgactgtgcgtacaacacttctggacagcaactagcggtgttggagcccagggacaggaggaggaggaggaggtggaggagataggagggattgccacacacacagcaggggaacagctgacgttactgaaccccaataacagaggagggactgttgggactgtgcgtacagcacttctggacagcaactagcggtgttggagcccagggacaggaggaggaggaggaggtggaggagataggagggattgccacacacacagctggggaacagctgacgttactgaaccccaataacagaggagggactgttgactgtgcgtacaacacttctggacagcaactagcggtgttggagcccagggacaggaggaggaggaggaggtggaggagataggagggattgccacacacacagctggggaacagctgacgttactgaaccccaataacagaggagggactgttgactgtgcgtacaactcttctggacagcaactagcggtgttggagcccagggacaggaggaggaggaggaggtggaggagataggagggattgccacacacacagctggggaacagctgacgttactgaaccccaataacagaggagggactgttgggactgtgcgtacagcactaccaggcaacaactagcggtgttgtagcccagggacagcaggagaagcagaggaacacaatgtaggccgaagcctgattggagaaagtcgaaagggaacctttaaccccccccccctaggcgtttgtagctgaaagagccagcttgtgcagcacaaaagacgcaaaaggaaaaggtggctcttttcattatgctccttgcaaacacagaactaaacacttataaaatgtgtccgagaccgtcctggaggtgggactttccttcataatatgacgcagcacagctgtcattcctacacccttggcgccatgccccggctcctcagcgttgtttgaatctgtcacggagcctgcgctgttatgttatcccttggccaggcacacttagcgctgcccatcttctgacatcatttggtgtcaggctggctgcgcctgtgcggccgcgctggacgagatcccgcctcgcagtgtcgtctaatgtaatcccaccgcgggcctgggatccgtggccatgcgcagtgcatatcctcgcctctcactcccctccctacggcttcttcagactgtgcggcgtcacggccgtggcatgctattagggatcagctgacggcgcacagtctgaagaaggcgtagggagatgagtgagaggcggaggttcagatatgcactgcgcatgtccatggatctcaggcccccagtgggatgaaatcagaagacaatgcgaggcgggctctcggccagcgcggccgcacaggcgcagccagcctgacaccaattgatgtcagaagatgggcagcgctaagtgtgcctggccaagggataacataacagcgcaggctccgggacagatttaaacaacgctgaggagccggggcacggcgccaaggaagtaggaatgacagctgtgctgcgtcatattacgaaggaaagtcccacctccgggacggttttacggtatcagtggacacattttataagtgttaagttctgcgcgtgcaaggagctaaacaaaaatagctaccttttccttgtgcagcattactgctgcacaaggtggctctttcagtaacaaacgccttggggggggggacaggttcccttacatttcagttgttgtgtcagcgtggcggtcgcaggacacattgccggctacacagctggggatcagctgacgttactgaaacccaataacactgggtcgtatgttttgactgtgcagacggcacttctgagcctcaactggtggtgttggagcccaggaatttaagttcaggtggtagaaagatgaacacaacaggagacctggataacgtagacagtcacctaatgatttaatcaggaagaggagtggaaaattcctgcgagatccaggccttgttcattttcaggaaagtaagccggtcaatgttatcggaggatagtcgcatgcgacggtcagttagtacaccacctgcagcactaaagacgcgttccgataatacactagccgcagggcaagccagcacctccaatgcatactggcttagctctggccatgtatccagctttgagacccaaaacttgaaaggtgaagagccgtctgggagtacagcaagagggcaagacatgtagtctgtcaccatctgacggaaccgttgcctcctgctgactggagccgtctgtgatggtgttgacttttgtggcgggcacagaaaactgtgccacagttgggccatactgctcttgccttgggcagaggcactgcttctgctccctctttgtgcagagcctccaccactgcctggacgcactgagctgctttgtaatgcactagcagcacttctctcactaggaatggagaagatgatggaattcaccagtgtgtcttggtactcccgcatttttcgctcccggttcaacggtgtgatgaggctttctacgttgtcccggtagtgaggatcgaggagggtgaacacccaatattcagacatgttgagaatgtgggcgatgcggcggtcgtttctcaggcactgcagcatgtaatccaccatgtgctgcagactgccaactgcccaagaaacgctgtcccctgctggaggcgtgatctctgcccgctcgtcatcaccccaccctcgctgtacacactgagtactggacaattgtgtaactccctcctctggacggatgtcttcctcctccattgactcctcctcatcctcctcacaaactgtcccctgcctacgcgtttgtgaggaaccacgtggcgctgactgtccagaagatgatggaaatgttgaatcctcatcctccacctcttccacaacatcatcctttagcgcttgcagtgatttttcaagcaggcagataagggggacagtcattctgactagtgcatcatctgcactcgccatccgcgtggaataatcgaagggacgcaaaacctggcagacgtcattcatagtggcccactctgtggttgtgaagtcagaacggcgcggagtgcgacttctttgcgcctgatgcagctggtactccattacagcttgctgctgctcacacaaccgctccaacatatgtaacgtggaattccacctggtaggtaggtcacatatgatgcgatgttccggcaggtggtgtcggcgctgcagagccgcaatgagcgcttttgccatgctggaacgccgcaagtgagcacactctaggcggaccttgtgcagcagtgcatcaagatccggatagtccctcaaaaaactctgcacgaccaaattgagcacatgtgccagacatgggatgtgagtgaggttgccgaggcccagaggtgccaccagatttcggccattatcacacactaccatgcctggctggagattcgctggcacaaaccacacatcgctctcctgcttgatggcattccagagctcctgcgctgtgtggcttcgattccccaaagaaattaatttcaagacggcctgttgacgtttggccacggctgtgctcatgtcggtcgtaacaggtaaacgttcatcacgggtccatgtggaggtggactatgacggctcctgcagcgatgattctgaggaactggtgtaagaggaggagtcaatgcgtacagaatggattcctgcaatccttggagtgggcaggacacgtcctgcgccactcgcacgatctgtacccggctcaacgacattaacccaatgggcagtgagggaaaggtatcgcccctgtccatgttgactggtccacgcatcggtggtgagatggaccttgctactgacggcattcagtagcgcgtgttttatgtgtccctccacatgcttgtgcagggcagggacggcttgcctgctgaagtaaaagcggctgggcacattgtactgtgggactgccaatgacatcaagtcacggaagctgtcagtctccaccagcctgaatgacagcatttccagtgacagaagtttggcaatgcctgcagtcagagcctgtgttcgtgggtggtttgacgagaaaggccgccttttctcccatgcctgtactaccgatggctgtagactgggctgggagtgtgtggatgactgggaaagtggtgctgcgggtggaattacagcgggtctctggaaaacagggccagaggttcttccacggcgatcctgggaggaagccgaaccagctgcgtgtgagctggaggaagaggcaacacgagctgaagaggtggtagctgccgctgttggttggcctagctcttcagtgtgtctttctaactccgccgcatgcctggtgcgcacatgtttccacatgttggaggtattgaggttgctgacatttcgacctcttttgactttgtgatgacacaccttgcatttgacatagcaaatgtcatctgcaactgtgtcaaaaaaggaccaggcactgcaagtcttgggagcgccctttttggcttttggaagagacatgctcctaacgggtgccaaagcggaggctgcaggatccgcagtcttccccctccctctccctctttgggccgtacggggaatctcttcctcagagctgctcccaccaccttcctgtccctcacgccaagatgggtcaaggacctcatcatctacactaccctctgcccccaactgctcctcctgggtagtctcagcagcagagcacgcaccagaaagtggcacctgagtgtcatcatcagcggatgcggcctgcgatgtggtgaccggaagcactggcccacccgcctcttcagaggaagagagaaaaagctgttggcatcactgcaccctgcctcttcttccatttctccaatgctgcttggctggccccctgtttacaagccaagagattcagagaacagaagtagagacggctcctgtcctgggctctctgtctgcctgggcaatttggcaggtggtgaagagacagatggctgctctccagtgctctgtgtctgagaggatgtggcactaattgaagttgatgcattagctgccatccattcgacaacggcttcaatttgttcttcacgcagcagcggtgtacggcgctctgcgacaaagctgcgcatgaaggactgttccctggtgaaagtgggtgctgatgagtcaccggtgcccgcagcaggcacagaatccccacgtcctctccctgctccgcgcccacgcccacgtgccttactcactgccttcttcatcttggttgactgataaagataagcagaaaagtactaacggctttgtgtgcttattcctgaacaactcctaacaggtataagaaacactaattttctaaagtgtggactagactttaatatgagctaatgtggcctacacaaatgttaagtggtgtcactggtgtgtttggtgaactttatcatttatttattttttggggactgaactgacaacagagagagctgcagtcacacggagaccgtgcagacagccgtaaacggcgctgcaaggcccaaaaaccctcctctacgttatcctatgtagtgtttttccacaagttagctggagacgggtggaaagacactaataggaattttttgaaaaaatgtgcagcagcctgcactactgaaaacaaaaggaaaattgattttacggtatgacgcagtgaagaaccctgagctggagacaaccaggctatggctgctcacagactacagggcgagctgcagtcacacggagaccgtgcagacagccgtaaacggcgctgcaaggcccaaaaaccctcctctacgttatcctatgtagtgtttttccacaagttagctggagacgggtggaaagacactaataggaattttttgaaaaaatgtgcagcagcctgcactacttaaaacaaaaggaaaattgattttacggtatgacgcagtgaagaaccctgagctggagacaaccaggctatggctgctcacagactacaggcaggggtgggattcaaatttttaacaacaggtcctctaagtcgtggCGGCcgaaattttggccacgcccattttcaataaccccgcccatactaataagccacgcccagtggcacgattcatatttttggaagcagtttgtctcccttaatgacaagaatacgttgtgacatacggtattaaagtcattcaaagactgccgcaaggaacacggacatgctgcgatcttaaaagaagcgccacatgtccggagtcgcagggccgccgggtgcgtgttaccacgcatagtggagacgggatttcataaaatccccttcactatgctggaacatctggtcgctgcgtgtttgacgctgtggccccacgcagcgtcaaacacgcagcgtttacttaacgtggacacataccctaaccgttcccatcaccagatcacacatatagccggcagcttttgttttggccaaaagattttgtaagccgccaccataacacggtagactcttttggtgaggccctactctgctgtaacctattaaatatttgttaaaatatgcaatacaatttaggtatatttttatttatttttcaatttttaaaatgaccaataatatcacataaaaagaacaaataccgctacaccatgaccagatgacatattaccaccacagtgatcgaataatatcacatacaaagaacaaatactgctacaccatgaccagatgacatattaccaccacagtgattgaataatatcacatataaagaacaaataccgctacaccatgaccagatgacatattaccaccacagtgatcgaataatatcacatacaagggacaaataccgcaacaccatgtccagaccacatattaccaccacatagtgactgaatactacaattctgatcagtaataaaaaaaaagcaccacactatcaccataagtgccattatacacaggagatctgtacttagtatgcagtgtctgtgtagaggtaatacagtgatcactagtgagattatacacaggagctctgtatatagtatacagtgtatagtgtcagtgtataggtaacactgacttaccagtgacgtctctaggttaagtccttcatctttcatccagcacagaccgccatcatgtcttccagccaggactcgtctctgcaggaaataacagagttatctcgcgctccgcttgtagaacacattacttaatttttccgaacttctacattacaccgcataaagaaaaagaggcgacatagtgtcactctacacagtaacaggaccgccccctcatttaaaacagtgtcctcaaaaaataaatacatcactgcagtaataatatcccttaattagtccctatggtaataatattccccatcctggcccccgtgtgtctcattcctggcgtcagccatatgttctcccatcctgccctcatgagtatcctttctgcaccatatgatctccccatcctgccccatctgtctccatcgtatccatcctgccccatgatcctgccccatctgtctccaatcctgcctccagtgtctccaatcatgcccgtatcaccattctgccctgtctccaatcaggcccccatttctgcaatcatgccccctgtgtctcaattctgccccatctgtttccattcctgccccagtgtctccagtcatgccccagtgtctccagtcatgccgccatgtctgtcatcctgccccgtgtctccaatcatgccgtttcacctttctgcccccgtgtccacctttctgcccccgtgtccagctttctgcccccgtgtccagctttctgcccccgtgtccagcgctctgccccctcctgtgtccagcgttctgccccctcctgtgtccagcgttctgccccctcctgtgtccagcgttctgccccctcctgtgtccagcgttctgccccctcctgtgtccagcgttctgccccctcctgtgtccagcgttctgccccctcctgtgtccagcgttctgcccccctcctgtgtccagcgttctgccccctcctgtgtccagcgttctgccccctcctgtgtccagcgttctgccccctcctgtgtccagcgttctgccccctcctgtgtccagcgttctgccccctcctgtgtccagcgttctgccccctcctgtgtccagcgttctgcccccccctgtgtccagcgttctgccccctcctgtgtccagcgttctgccccctcctgtgtccagcgttctgccccccctcctgtgtccagcgttctgcccccccctgtgtccagcgttctgccccctcctgtgtccagcgttctgccccctcctgtgtccagcgttctgccccccctcctgtgtccagcgttctgcccccccctgtgtccagcgttctgccccctcctgtgtccagcgttctgccccctcctgtgtccagcgttctgccccccccgtgtccagcgttctgccccctcctgtgtccagcgttctgccccccctgtgtccagcgttctgccccctcctgtgtccagcgttctgccccctcctgtgtccagcgttctgccccccctgtgtccagcgttctgccccctcctgtgtccagcgttctgccccctcctaaaagtaaaaaaaaaaaaacactacatactcaccgtctgttgtccgtcacgtcccctggagcttgccgtactgactgtctcagcgccgtccggccgtaaagcagagcccagcggtgaacctgcagtaacagcggttcatcgctgggcaccgctgttacggccggtcggcgctgagacacagtcagtgcggcaagcgccgagggacatgaaggacgacagaaggtgcgtatgtagtgttttttttttttttacatggggacttcggcatcgctgaagacagtttcagcgatgccgaagtcgcttggtcgctggagagagctgtctgtgtgacagctccccagcgaccacacagcaacttaccagaggcggtccgggggcgtggtaaccatttttcaattaccggaacgctggcagatagaaattttagtaaacggctgccccgtaccgggtcgtaccggctgaatcccacccctgactacagggcgagctgcagtcacacagagaccgtgcagacagccgtaaacggcgctgcaaggcccaaaaaccctcctctactttatcctatgtagtgtttttccacaagttagctggagacgggtggaaagacactaataggatttttttgaaaaaatgagcagcagactacactacttgaaaaaaaaaaaaagaacagtatgaggcaatgaaccaccctccctgaactgaatacaaccagctatggatggcctatgtggctgcactcagactagagagtgggctgcactcacacacacacacacacacacacacacacacagaccttgcagatcgctgtgaaaacagcgctacaaggcaaaagcaaggtgaatagtaggtgaacacagaggttgctaaattagcctttgaaaagcacaaagaagcaaatcgctatctctaaactggccctcagtcagcaaacagcgtcctgtcactaactgaattcagagcagagtgagcgcaaaatggcgccagtgacttttaaactgcatcatgacatcatttcagcagccaatcacagccatgccagtagtttcatgccctccatgctgaacaggatgtgcccacacttggaatcattctcattggctgaatttgtgcagtttgaatctgggaaattccgattccggtatccgatacgcggcaagtatcggatctcggtatcggaattccgataccgctaagtatcggccgatacccgatacttgcggtatcggaatgctcaacactattcaaaagTGAACTAATTTTTCAATCTATTTTTCTCATGAATTCCTCCTCTTGCATTGTGTATGTCAGGCGGTCTACTCTTATTCACCTATCTTTCCCAGACAGGTGTTTTATTATAATTAAGCCAGATCCTATTTCCTCCCCAGCTTATTTGAGGCTTAATTGGGTACGAGAAGAAATGAGTTATAAGAGTTAGGGTCCCTCCATTTGAGGTTTCCGTATCGCTGGTGGATGACTTATGTTTTTTGCACAAATATCTTAGATTTTTTGCTTGTGTCAATATATTCATTGATTGTTGAGTACTGACAAATAATGCATTTATATTAAGTTAAGGGGTTGGCCACTACTCGCTCAACTCTTTTATAAATACTAAAATCCGCTTGTAAAATACAAACACACAATATTCAACTCATGTATCGACACTGTTCCAGATCTCCAGAGGCTTGCATGATTCTGTTAGGCCGCATGTGCCCTGCTGCCAGTAAGCAGCCAAAATTGACCTACCGCGCTTCCACTTCCTTTCGATGAACTTTGGATATCGGGGGAAAGTGTGAGCATTTAAGCCCAATAGtggctgcagattttgtgcggcGCTCACCTAGCATAACGATTGCATGGGAGTCTCAGGAGACATTGCCAGAATAGTGCTGTCACAGAAGGTGAGTGCAGGGTATTATTATTTTACATTGAGAAGCGTAGTATTTAAGAAGTATTTAAGGAGGGGTCATCAGAGTATCGAATAACCCCTTGAAATTGAATTGTGAAATTGTATTTTTCCTTTAACTAGAGTTGGGTTAATGAGATGAGTCTTCAAACCTTGTCAAAAGCCATCGTCTATCGTTCTCATCTAAACCGCATCCCGAGATATGTGTGACCCCCCAAAAATTTTGCTTTTATATTGGACCAGCAGTTTGTTTGTGATTCACCTTTTCAAGAGCTTGATTTTGTTTTCTAGCTGATAGTCGTTCTTAGTCGTTGGTGCTGTGAGTACAAATCCAACCTTGGTCTGAGGGAACGTGACAAGACCAACCCTAAAAAAGTGTGGCATTTTTTGATtagcatttttttaattgtttgatgTCTATTAGATTATTCCAATATATAATGGCcgtgaatacttacattctttgCTCCCGATCCTATCTTTAGATCCAGGAGTCATTGTACTGGGTGATGGACTAGTGTAGCCTCATGATGAAATGTGCCATGGCAAAAACATTGTCCTGATGCTATCGGCTTCACGTACCTATGTGTTCCGGCATCCAGAACTGATGTGAAGCCCAAGAGATCGGGGGTATTGGAAGACTATAAGCCTGTTTTGTTTTTGGAATCATTTGTGTTATTGGGTTTGATGCATACATTTACGGTGGGTCAGTGGTTAtcacttgcagcgctggggtcctgggttcaaatcccaccaacatctgtaaggagtttgtatgttctccctgtggttGCGTAGGTctactctgggttctccggtttccttccacacactaaacacatactgatagggaatgtccccaatggggacagtgatgatgatgtaaagcgctgcggaatatgttggtgctatatacgcAAGTAAAATGACTAAGTTTAGAGGTTTGGTCTGGGGTCTGAAGAAATGTAAGGGTTTGGTCTAAGGCAgtattcccaaactccagtcctcaagagccaccgagaggtcgtgttttcaggatttcccgaGTATTGAAGAGGTGATAATTCCATCACTTggacaatactaaagaaatcctgaaaacatgacttgttggtggctcttgaggactggagttggggaacactggtctaaggtATGAATATATTCCCAGTTTTGATCTACGTTCTGTATTTATTAGTAAAAAAGGTCTGGGGAGTTTGGAGTCTGAATACATTTTGGAATATGGTTTGAGGTCTGAACAAAGACTAACATGTTGACGACCTGACCTATATTTGCATCCACTACAGATTCTGGCTGTATAATATTAATGTAAAATATTAACTAAATCTGAAACAGGTATACATTTGGCATAAGAAAACTACCACATGGTAGGTGGAGGGCTTTATTATAGACTTTGCATCGGGGCTCAGCAGCTTCCATTTATGACCCCGCATTGACTTTTTTTTCTACTGACCCATGGTCCAGCTTTACCTATTGAGAATGGTATGAAGGCCTCACTTTTCTTAAAATTTCCATCAGAGTCAAGAAAGTGTTCAGGATAAAACTCTTCGGGCTTCTCGAAGTAAGCTTTACCTTTCAATACGGAGTGAAGCAATGGCATAACTATTGTGCCCTGAGAAAGAAAGAGGTAGAGTCAGCAAATTTACATCCATTCCTTGCCActgagattgatagataatagatataatttatctacagtatctattaatATATTTTACACATACTGTGTTACCACTCTCATGCGTTGATGCCCGTGCTGTACAATAATGGACAAGTCTGAAAATGTGTCAAAACAGAACACTGGTTTACTTGCATTACCAcgtctgaccacatggtgcgctgttaagcAGAACTGTGTGTGTTATTTACTTGTGGATAATACATAGCATTCAATCGCCCCCTAGTGGTCGAAATTATGTTTCATTTTAGTACATTCTTCTAAAAGACTTTCCAAGTTTTGAATTGAttgaagctttaaaaaaaaaaaaaaaaaaaaaaaaaggtgtctttTCTGAACAGATGTCCATGTCAATATTTCATCTGAAATATAGCACACGAAAAACACTTTCCTTACCTTTGGCAGAAAATATCCCCTGAATGTGACATCATGAGACGCTACATGTGAACCACTAGACGGGGCGATGTCACCGAACCTCTGAACTTCGTGTATGACGGCGTTTGTATATGG is a window of Ranitomeya variabilis isolate aRanVar5 chromosome 2, aRanVar5.hap1, whole genome shotgun sequence DNA encoding:
- the LOC143810210 gene encoding cytochrome P450 2B11-like; protein product: MPYTNAVIHEVQRFGDIAPSSGSHVASHDVTFRGYFLPKGTIVMPLLHSVLKGKAYFEKPEEFYPEHFLDSDGNFKKSEAFIPFSIGKRSCAGETLAKMELFIFFTTLLQNFTFEAPSGAKLDLIPGVGSTNAPKPYEIRAIPRR